Sequence from the Qipengyuania gaetbuli genome:
GCGAGCTGTTCGTCGCGCCCCCAGACCTCCCAGTGCCAGCTGCCCAGCGCCTCGCGCTCGTGCGGCTGCAGCGCCTTGTCGAGATCGCGCCGACGGATCACGCCGACATCGCCCTCGGCGCGAAACCAGCTTCCACGGCTTTCGCGCGGCCTAGCGGCCATCGGTCTTGCGCGCCCGCTTCGCTTCGAGGGCAGCGGCGGCTTCCTCGCGGCGGCGGATCTCGTCGATCTTGGCATTGATCGATTTCATCGTGGCAAGCTCGTCGTCGAGCGTGGCGCGCCCCTTCTCCTTGGCTACCGTGTCGCGGTGCGCGATCAGGCAGCGAAAGGCGGTGCCAATGTCGAACTTGCGCTTGTTGCCGTCCTTGTCGATGTCCTCGAGCCGCCCTTCGCGCAGGCGGGAGAGCAGCTCCATCTCCAGATTGTCGTATCCTTCGGCGAGGGCCGCATACCACTGGCGGGCGAACTCGGCTTTCTCGCGGCGGGTCTTGTAGACCAGGCTCTGGCTGACGCCGGCCAGCTCGCAGGCGGCCTTCACGTTCGAGGTTTCGGCCAGCGCGTTGATGAAAATCCTCTCCCAGTTCTTCTTCGCCATGCGCTCCTCCGATTGAAAACGACGGCGGACACGAAAAAGGGCGGTGGCCGATGCGGCCCTGCCCGTTCGAATCACACTATCGCGATGTTCCATTTGTCTAGCCAAATAGCGTTACGATGTCAATAAAAAATAACCAAATAGGTTATCTCGGGGAGCTTGCCTACAGGGCGGCGCTCGCCTAATTGCATCGCTTCCAACGGGAAGGGTCACACCGGTGCTGCGCAGCCTCTACAACTGGACGATGGACAAGGCCGCGCACCCGCATGCGGTGTGGTGGCTGGCCTTTTTCTGCTTCGTGGAATCCTCCTTCTTCCCGATCCCGCCGCACCCGCTGCTGGGCCTCATGTGCCTTGCCGAACCGAAGAAGGCGCTGAAATTCGCCACCGTCGCCACCCTGGCATCGGTCGCGGGCGCGCTGCTCGGCTATGCGATCGGCTGGGGGCTCTACGACACGGTCGGCGTGTGGCTGATCTCCAGCCTCGGCCTCAGCGAAGCCTTCCCGGTCGCGGCGTGCCACCTCAAGGAATACGACTTCGAGGCGATCCTGATCGCCGGCGCCACGCCTGTCCCGTTCAAGCTGCTGACGATCACTGCCGGCTTCGTCGGGATGAACCTCGTGACCTTCGTCCTGTCGAGCCTGTTCGCCCGCGCGCTGATCTTCATGACGGTCGGTATCCTGTTCCGCGTCTTCGGCGCGCCGATCAAGCGGTTGATCGACAAGTACCTCGGCCTGCTGACCACGCTGTTCGTCGTGCTGGTGGTGGGCGGCGTGCTGGTGCTCGCCCAGTTCGGCAGCAGCGATGAAGGCAGCGACGACGTCTGCGCCAACGCCACGGCTATCGAGGCGGGCGCCTAGCCAAGCGCATAGGCCGCGAGCCGCTCGCGGTCGGGCACCCTGATGCGGCCATAGCCGCGTTCCACCAGCCGTTTCGCCTGCAATTCGCGCAGGGCTGCATTGGCGGTCGCGCGCGTCACGCCGAGGAGTTCGGCCAGTTCCTGCTGGGTGATCGCCACCGTCCCGTCCTCACCCGCCATGTTGGCGAGCAGTTCGGCAAGTCGCGCAGGGTTGGTCCCGCGCCGTACGCTGGCAAGGATCGCGAGCACGTCCTGCAGCTGCGCCGACAATGCGCCGAGCAGGGCCTTGCTCGATGCCGGGTAATTGCCCAGCGCATCGAGGAACCGGCGTGCGGCGATGAAGCGGATGCGGCTGGTCCCGCGCGACACGGCATCGACGATGCGCGGGCGGCCGGAGAACACCGCCAGCTCGCCATAGGATTCGCCCGGGCCCAGCAGGGCCATCGCGCGGAACTCTCCATCGGGCAGGAACTGGCCGACCATGACCGAGCCTTCCTCGATCAGCCAGAAACCGTCCGCCTGCGTCCCGCGCTGCTGGATAAGCTGCCCGTCGGCGAATTCCCGGTCGACGCCGCCATTGCGCAAATGCGCCTGGAGCGACGGATCGAGCGCGGTGAACAGCATGGGTGTCACCAGCGAGCGCCGAGTCGTGCGAGAATGTAAAATATTGGACATTCTTGCACCTCGGTAAACGCTACAAGGCGAATCGACAAGTTTGTCCGGGGAGAGGACACATGCCTGCATCGACCATCGCCATCGTGGCGATCTACCTTGGTTTCGCGCTGCTGGAGCTGTGGCGCTCCAACCTGTTTTCGAAGGAAGAACAGTCGCGCGACGACGGGATCGTCGAGGCCATCAGCATGACCATGCTGCTCGCCGTGACCCAGCCGACCGTGCTGCTCCTGGCGGGCAAGATCGCCGACACGGTCGCACCGCAATATGCAGGCGCGCTGTCGGGCCTCAACATCTTCGCCGCGATCGCGCTGTTCCTCGTGCTCGACGACATGCTGCAATACTGGTGGCACCGCGCGAGCCATTCGACGCCATGGCTCTACAACCTCCACCGCGCCCACCACAACGCGCGCTACATGAGCGTGCGGCTCGTCTACCGGAACAACATCATCTACTACGCCATGATGCCCAGCCTGTGGATGTCGGGCGTGCTGATCTGGCTCGGGCTCGGCTGGGTCTATGCGGGCTACATCGTGGTGAAGCTGCTGGTCATCACCGGCGCGCATTCGGACGTCGCCTGGGACAAACCGCTTTATGCGAAGAAGTGGCTTTCGCCCGTCATGTGGGTGGTCGAGCGCACCATCTCGACGCCCGCCACGCACCATGCTCACCACGGCCGCCATGCCGACGATCCGGCGGTCCACTACAAGGGAAATTACGGAAACCTGCTGTTCTTCTGGGACGTGCTGTTCGGCACGGCCAAGATCACCCGCACCTTCCCGGAAAGCTACGGGGTCGAGAATCTCGCGCCCGCAACGCTCGGCCAGCAATTGCTGTGGCCGATCTTCCCGGAGAACAAGGTGATGGACGAACCGGTTGGAGAGGGGACGACCGCAAAGGTCGCCTGACGGAAAGGCCGGCCGGTTTTCGCGACCCTCCGGCCGGTCTTTCCATTTCCGCTCAACCTTCGAAGGCGGTTTCCAGCGTAATTTCGCAGTCCAGCAGGCGCGAGATCGGGCAGTTCGCCTTGGCGTCTGCAGCCAGTTCCTCGAACTTCCCCTCGTCCATTCCCGGGACCGATCCCCTGGTGGACAGGGCCGAGCGGGTCACGGTGAAGCCGCCGTCGAGCTTTTCCAGCGTCACTTTCGCTTCGGTTTCGACCTTGCCGTCGGTGAAGCCGGCTTCCGCCAGCTTGAACGATAGCGCCATGGTGAAGCAGCTGGCATGGGCCGCGGCCACGAGCTCTTCCGGGTTGGTCCCGGCAGCATCCTCGAAGCGCGTGTTGAACCCGTAGGGCTGGTCCGACAGCGCGCCCGAGCCGGTCGAGACATGGCCCTTGCCGTCCTTGCCGAGGCCTTCGTAGGTCGCGCTGCCGCTATTGGTCGTCTTCATCGGTGCAATCTCCTTTGCACCGATGAGACGGATGGCCGCACCTGCCGTTCCCGGCTTGTCAGATGATGCCGACGGCCTTGCCCGACTTCTCGAAGATATCGAGGATCTGGCCGACCTCTTCCTCGCTGTGTTCGGCGCAGAGCGAGCAGCGCAGCAGCGTCATGTTGGCAGGCGTTGCCGGCGGACGCGCGAGGTTCACGTAGAGCCCGTTCTTGATCAGCGCTTCCCACATGGCCGCGCCCTGCTGGAGGTCGGGCATGATCACCGCGATGATCGCGCTCTGCGGTTCCTCGGTCCCGAGCTGGAAGCCCAGGTCCTTCAGGCCCTTGTGAAGTGCCTTGGAATTTTCCCAGAGATGCGCGCGCTTGTTCGACCCGTGCATCAGCTTGCGGATCGAGGTGCAGGCGGTCGCCACCACGCTCGGCGGAAGCGAGGCGGTGAAGACATAGGGGCGGCACACCAGGCGCATGATCTCGAACTTGGGATGGTTCGAAACGCAGAAGCCGCCCACCGTGCCCACGCTCTTGGAGAAGGTGCCGATGATGAAATCGCAATCGTCGATCACGCCGGCCGCTTCGCACACGCCGCGCCCGTGTTCGCCGATGAAGCCCATCGAATGCGCTTCGTCGACCAGCACCATGGCGCCGTATTTCTTGGCGACCGCGACCATTTCCTTCAGCGGCGCGACGTCGCCCAGCATCGAATAGACGCCTTCGAGGATGACCAGCTTGCCGGCGCCTTCGGGAATGCGCTTGAGGCGCTTTTCCATCGCTTCGATGTCGTTGTGCTTGAAGGGCACGACTTCGGCATTGCCCATCGCGCAGCCGTCCCAGATGCTGGCATGGCTGTCGATGTCGAGGATGATGTAATCACCCTTGCCCGCGATGGTGCTGATGATCCCGAGATTGGCCTGGTAGCCGGTCGAGAAGACCATCGCATGGTCCATGTCATAGAAGTCCTTGAGCGCTTCCTCGACGTCCTTGTGACCCTGGTAAGTGCCATTGAGCACGCGGCTGCCGGTGGTGCCCGCACCGAAATCGGCCAGCGCCTGCTTGCCCGCCTCGACCACGTCGGGGTCGAAGGTCATGCCCATGTAGTTGTAGGTGCCGAGCAGGATCGTCTCGCGTCCGTTGCAGATCGCGCGTGTTGGCGAGAGGACCTTTTCCATCACCAGGTTGAAGGGATCCTCGACACCGCTGTCGAGCAGGCCCTGGCGCATGGCGATGATGTCGTCGAACTTGGAGAACAGGTCCTTGCCTTCGCCCTCGCGCTCGATCGGCTGGTCCGGCTGGGAGATGCCCTCGCTCATCAGCCGGCCTGCATCTTGGTGACGGCATCGACGAGCTGGCCGTAGGTTTCGATCTCGGCCTGCTGGTTCATCGAGATGATGATGTCGAACTCGTCCTCGATCTCGGCGACGAAATCCATGACCGTCAGGCTGTCGAATTCCAGGTCGTTCTGGAAGCTCGTGTCTTCGGTGATGGTGACGCCCTTCTTGTTGAAGGGTTCGGCGATCTCGCGAATCTTCGCGTCGACTTCCGCTCGGTCCATGAAGGTCCTGTCCTTGTAATGCGTGGCGAGCCGCAGCTGTTGCGGTTCATAACCATTGGCGCGGCAAAGCGGTTTCCGCAGGGTTTTGTCAAGCGCGGCGGCGCGTTCCTATTCGCCGACCAGGCGGCGCACGGCGGCCATGAAGGGGCCGATAGACACCGGCTTGGCGAGATAATCCTCTGCCCCGGCACCGCGAATCCGTTCCTCGTCGCCCTTGCCGGCATAGGCGGTCACGGCCAGCACCGGCACTTTCGCCAGTTCGCCGTCGCGCTTTATTTCGGCGATCAGGTCGACCCCGCTCACGCCGGGCAGCTGGATGTCCATGATGACGAGGTCGGGCGAGAACTTGCGCGCCGTCGCCAGCACGTTGTTGCCGTCGGCCACGGGAACAACTTCGTGCCCGTTTGCCTTGAGCACGTCACAGAACAACTTGCGATTGAGATCGTTGTCCTCGACAACGAGGATTCTTCTTGCCACGGGCCTGCCGTCTCCTGCGAATGGCGCAAGTACCGGCAGGCGGCATAGGGACAAGCGAAAGGGCTGACAATTCCTGCATCGGACAAAGCTGACGAAACGCGCGCGCCGGAAGTCCTGGCGCTGGAAGCGCTGGGCTGGGCGCTGGTCGACGAGCGCCGGGCAGAGCGCCTCTTGTCGCTGACCGGCCTCACGCCCGAACGCCTGCGCCACGGCATCGCCGAACGCGAAGTGCAGGCCGCAGTGCTCGAATTCCTCGCAAATCACGAACCCGACCTTATCTCGGCAGCCGATGCGCTGGGCACGACGCCCGAAGCGCTGGTCGCTGCCTACAGGAGCCTGTCACAATGAGCCGCCCGCTGATCATCACCGATTGCGACGAAGTCCTGCTCTACATGGTGTCGCCCTTCCGCGACTGGCTGGACGAGACGCAGGGCGTCGACTTCCACATGGGCACGAACGATTTTTCCAAAGCGCTGCGCTGGCAGGAAAGCGGCGAATATCTTGCGCCCGAAGAAATCTGGCACATGCTGGGCCGCTTCTTCGATACCGAAATGCATCGCCAGTCGCCCATTCCCGGCGCGATCGAGGGCATCAACACGCTGGGCGAGAAGGCCGACGTGGTGGTGCTGACCAACCTCGTCGACAAGCGCCAGCAGATGCGCACCGAGCAGCTGGCCGACCACGGTTTGACCGCACGGGTCTTCACCAACCAGGGCCCCAAGGGCCCGGCGCTGCAGCGCATCCTCGAAGAATACAATCCGACCAAGGCGATCTTCATCGACGACCTTGCGCAGCACCACCGCTCCGCACGCGAGACGATCGGGTCGATCACCACGCTACACTTGTGCGGCGAGCCCATGCTTGCCCCGCATATCGACTGTGCCCACACCTCCGGCCATGCCGATGCCCGCATCGACTGCTGGACCGAGGCGCTGCCCTGGCTGATGGGCGAACTGGAGAGGGAAGAAGCATGAGCATCGAAGCGAAACTGGCAGAACTCGGCATCACCCTGCCGCAGGCGGCGGCACCGGTCGCCAGCTACCAGGCCGTGGTCGTCACCGGGAACATGGCCTTCCTGTCGGGCCAGCTGCCGTTCGTCGACGGCCAGCTCGTCACCGGCAAGCTGGGCGCCGACGTTTCGCTCGAAACCGGCCAGCAGGCCGCGCGCGCCTGCGGGCTGATGATACTTGCCCAGCTCAAGGCAGCCGGGCTGCTCGAACGCGTGGAACAGGTGGTCAAGCTTGGCGGCTTCGTTGCCAGCACGCCCGATTTCACCGACCAGCCCAAGGTCGTGAACGGCTGCAGCGACTTGATGGCCGAGGTCTTCGGCGATGCCGGCAAGCACGCGCGCAGCGCGGTCGGGGTGCCGGTCCTTCCGCTCGACGCCGCGGTCGAGGTCGATGCGATTGTCGCCCTTCGCCCTCATTGACCGGCTGGTCGTTCCGGCACCCGACCCCGTGCGGGTCGAGTGGCTGCGGACATGGACCTATGCCCATCGCGGCCTTCACGGGCCGGGCCGTATCGAAAACGGGCCGAGCGCCTTTCGCGCCGCGGTGGAAGCGGGCCTCGGGCTCGAATGCGATATCCAGCGCAGTGCCGACGACTGGCCGATGGTCTTCCACGACTGGGATTTCGCCCGGCTGGTCGGGCGACCGGAGAAGACGGAAGCGCTGACCCGCGAAGAATGGCGCGAGCTGGCCTATCTCGAAAGCGAGGACCGGCCGATGGACCTGCCCGAGCTGCTGGCGATGGTCGCAGGCCGGGTGCCGCTGCTGATCGAGATCAAGTCGCGGCGCGGCTACGATGTCGAACTGACCTGCCGGCGGGTAGCCGATGCGCTGGAAGGCTATGTCGGTCTCCACGGTGTGATGAGTTTCGATCCGCGCGTCTCGCGCTGGTTCGCCAGGCATAACCCGCAAACGGTGCGCGGCCTCGTCATGCGCGAGGACGAGCGCGGCTACACGCAGTCGGCCGCCAGCCGCCATCTCGCCTTGTGGGCGGCGCGCCCCGAATTCATCGCCTACCATGTCGCGGCCCTGCCGAACCCGATGGTCGCGGAACTGAAGGCGCGCGGTATGCCGGTCCTCACCTGGACGGTGAACTCGCCCGAAAGCCGCGCGGTCGGCGAAGAGCATGCCGACGCCCTGATCGCGGAAGGAGCGGGACTGGCGTGAGCGAGGGCGACCTGGCGGCAAGGGTGGCGGGATCGGTGGGCGCGATCGACCGCGATGCCTGGAACGCGCTTGCCGGGGACAATCCCTTCGTATCGCACGAATTCCTCACCGCGCTGGAGGATTCGGGCAGTGTCGGTCCCGGCACCGGCTGGCAGAGCGCGCCGCTGGTCATCTCTTCGGCAGGCGGGCCGCCGCTCGCTGCCATGCCCACCTATCTGAAGAGCCACAGCCAGGGCGAATATGTCTTCGACCATGCCTGGGGCGATGCCTACGAGCGGGCGGGGGGGCAGTATTACCCCAAGCTCCAGATCGCTGCGCCTTTCACGCCGGCGACGGGCCCGCGCCTGCTGCTGTCGGACGAGAGCCTTGCCGCGTCCCTCCTGAAAGCGGCCGAGCAATTGTGCCTGCAGAACGGCTTTTCGAGCGCGCATGCGACTTTCATCGAACCGGCGCAGGTCGCCCTGTTCGAAAAGGCCGGCTGGCTGATCCGCAAGGACCTCCAGTTCCACTGGCACAATCGCGGGTTTGCAAATTTCGACGATTTCCTCGCCACGCTCACCTCGCGCAAGCGCAAGGATTTGCGCAAGGAACGCGCCGCGGCGCAGGAAGGGCTGGAGATCGTGAAGCTGCGGGGCGGGGAGATCCGGCCCGAACACTGGGATGCCTTCTGGGTCTTCTACCAGGACACCGGCGCACGCAAATGGGGCCGGCCCTATCTGACGCGGGAGGCCTTCGACCTGTTCCACGAGCGGATGGGCGAGAAACTGTTGCTGATCCTTGCGCTGGAAGACGGGCTGCCGATTGCCGGCGCGCTCAATTTCATCGGGGGAGATGCGCTCTACGGGCGCTACTGGGGCTGCACGAAGGACGTGCGCTTCCTGCATTTCGAACTGTGCTATTACCAGGCCATCGATGTTGCCATCGAACTGGGTCTCGACAGGGTCGAAGCCGGCGCGCAGGGCGGGCACAAGCTGGCCCGCGGATATGAACCTGTCGAAACGGTCTCGGCGCACTGGATCGCCGATCCGGGTTTTCGCGAGGCGGTGGCCGATTTCCTGACACGCGAACGCGCCGGAGTGGCGGCCGATCGCAACCACCTCGCGCGCCGCACCCCGTTCAGGCGCGGCGGGTAGGGATCAGGCGACGCGGCGTTCGCCTTCGCACAGCCACTGGCGAGCACGGCGCTGGGCTTCGGAGATTTCGCGGGCGGTCATTTCGTCCGAAATGTCGGCGCGGCACCAGGCAGCTTCCTCGTGACCCTTGGATGCGGCGATGTTGAACCACTTGTGCGCCTCGATCATGTCGCAGGCCACGCCGTGGCTGCCGGTCGAGAAAGCAACGCCCAGGTCGTAGAGCGCGTCGATGCTGCCCTTGGCAAAGGCACCCAGATATTCCGCGATGGTCGCTTCGCCTTCACCGGTCTGGTCGATGCGGCCGGCGCCCCCTTCGATGCTCGTCAGTACGGTCATTTCGAACTTCCCCCATTGGCCCGGCCCCCCGCCGGGTGAGGACAGTCCTCGCCTGTTATGGTCAATAAAAGGTTAACGCGGTTTTCGTTACCCCGCGGGGGATGCGGTCCATTTGCCACAGGTCGGTGAAAGGATTGGGATTGCGCCTTGTGCCGGAAAGTCGTGCGACCTATAGGCCGCGCCATCGAACAGGCGGCGAGGTACCGGAAAGATCCGGACCAGCAGGGCGACGCGGCATCCGTTCCGATGGGTAGAAGGATTACGAGGTCAATGGCCACTTCGGCTTCGAGTGTTTCCGACAAGCTCGCCAAGGCAAAGGCGGCTGTCGCTCCGGACTATGTTCCGTCCGACGACGAAGAATACATGAGCGACCAGCAGCTCGATTACTTCCGCATGCTCCTGCTCGACTGGAAGAAATCGATCCACGACGCGGCCGGGCTCACTCTCCAGCATTTGCAGGACGGCCCGATCCGCGAACCCGATCTCAACGACCGCGCATCGTCGGAAACCGACTGGGGCATCGAACTGCGCACCCGCGACCGCCAGCGCAAGCTCATCGCCAAGATCGACGCTGCGCTGCGCCGTATCGACCAAGGCGAATACGGCTATTGCGAGGTTACCGGCGATCCGATCGGCCTGCGCCGTCTTATCGCTCGACCGGTCGCCACCATGACAGTCGAGGCGCAGACCGCGCACGAACGCAAGGAAAAGATCTCGCGCGACGATTGATTTCCCTAGGAAATCTTGCTGCGCGGGTAACCATTTCTTCATCGGTAAATCGCTAGTTTCGGCGGCAGCGCACCCGGTTTTCGGGTCGGCGCGCGAAGCTGCTCGGAGCCCACTCCCTTGTCGATGATAGACACGCGAAACCTGAACCGTGACAGTCTCTTCCTGACTGCAACGCTGCACGCCGGTCCGACTGGCGAGGCGGTCAGGGTCAAGGTGCGCAATTTGTCGGACGGCGGCATGATGGCGGAAGGGCTGCTGGCCCTCTCGCGCGGGGACCGGGTCACGGTGGAACTGCGCAATACCAAGCCGGTTCGCGGCGTCGTCGCGTGGACTCAGGGCAGCCGCTTCGGCATCGCCTTCGAGGAAGAGATCGACGCCAAGGCCGCCCGTGCGGTGATGGCCGTCTCGGAAAGTGCCGCTCCGCGCCATACGCGGCCGATCGGCTTCTACCAGCGCGACCCTTCGCAGCTTCGCAAGATCTGATTGCCTTGCACGACGGCGGTGCGCTGCTAACCCAGCGCAATGCGCCGCGTCGTTCTTACCCTTGCCGTGCTGGTCCTTGCCGCCTGTTCGGGGCGCGAGGATGACGGTGTGCTTGATGTCGCTTTCATCGGGCAACCCGAGGATGCCTTCGAGCAAGGGCTGCGCATCGGTCCGGCCGCCCAGCTGGTGCGCGCGTCGACACAGCAGGGCCTCGTCCGGCTGAATGCCGCCGGCGAGGTCGTTCCCGGCATCGCCGAACGCTGGATCGTCACCGATGACGGCGAAAGCTACATCTTCCGGATCACCGAATTCGACCTGCCGAATGGCGAGCGCCTGACAGCAACCATGGTGCGCGATTCGCTGCGGCGCACGATCGCGCGGCTGGATGGCACCAGTCTCGGCCTCGACTTGCAAAAAGTCGCAGAGATCAGGGCCATGACGGGACGCGTGGTCGAAATCCGCCTGAAGAGCCCCATGCCCGGGCTGTTGCAGGTCCTGGCCCAGCCGGAGCTCGGCGTCTCGGCAGAGGCGGCCCGCACCGGCCCGATGAGCGCGGCGCGCGACGGCGATGCCTGGCTGCTCGAAGCGATGGCGCCCGAATTGCGCGGCCAGCCATCGCAGCCCGAGTGGGGCGAAGGCATGCGCGCCATCCGCTTCCAGACCGTGCCTGCCGAACAGGCGGCACAAGGCTTCCAGCAGAACCGCTACGACCTCATCCTCGGCGGGCGGATACAGGACCTCCCGCGCGCCTCCACAAGCACGTTTTCGCGCGCGACCGTGAGGCTCGATTCGGCCATCGGCCTGTTCGGCCTCGACGTCAGGCAGCAGCGCGGCTTCCTTGCAGATGCAGCGAACCGGGAAGCGATTGCCCTGGCCATCGACCGCAATGCCATCGCCAGCGCACTGGGCATCGGCGGCTGGAGCGCTTCTGCCCGGATCGTCCCGTCG
This genomic interval carries:
- a CDS encoding RidA family protein, whose amino-acid sequence is MSIEAKLAELGITLPQAAAPVASYQAVVVTGNMAFLSGQLPFVDGQLVTGKLGADVSLETGQQAARACGLMILAQLKAAGLLERVEQVVKLGGFVASTPDFTDQPKVVNGCSDLMAEVFGDAGKHARSAVGVPVLPLDAAVEVDAIVALRPH
- a CDS encoding DUF3572 family protein, with the protein product MVDERRAERLLSLTGLTPERLRHGIAEREVQAAVLEFLANHEPDLISAADALGTTPEALVAAYRSLSQ
- a CDS encoding OsmC family protein, yielding MKTTNSGSATYEGLGKDGKGHVSTGSGALSDQPYGFNTRFEDAAGTNPEELVAAAHASCFTMALSFKLAEAGFTDGKVETEAKVTLEKLDGGFTVTRSALSTRGSVPGMDEGKFEELAADAKANCPISRLLDCEITLETAFEG
- the spt gene encoding serine palmitoyltransferase, producing MSEGISQPDQPIEREGEGKDLFSKFDDIIAMRQGLLDSGVEDPFNLVMEKVLSPTRAICNGRETILLGTYNYMGMTFDPDVVEAGKQALADFGAGTTGSRVLNGTYQGHKDVEEALKDFYDMDHAMVFSTGYQANLGIISTIAGKGDYIILDIDSHASIWDGCAMGNAEVVPFKHNDIEAMEKRLKRIPEGAGKLVILEGVYSMLGDVAPLKEMVAVAKKYGAMVLVDEAHSMGFIGEHGRGVCEAAGVIDDCDFIIGTFSKSVGTVGGFCVSNHPKFEIMRLVCRPYVFTASLPPSVVATACTSIRKLMHGSNKRAHLWENSKALHKGLKDLGFQLGTEEPQSAIIAVIMPDLQQGAAMWEALIKNGLYVNLARPPATPANMTLLRCSLCAEHSEEEVGQILDIFEKSGKAVGII
- a CDS encoding Crp/Fnr family transcriptional regulator; translated protein: MLFTALDPSLQAHLRNGGVDREFADGQLIQQRGTQADGFWLIEEGSVMVGQFLPDGEFRAMALLGPGESYGELAVFSGRPRIVDAVSRGTSRIRFIAARRFLDALGNYPASSKALLGALSAQLQDVLAILASVRRGTNPARLAELLANMAGEDGTVAITQQELAELLGVTRATANAALRELQAKRLVERGYGRIRVPDRERLAAYALG
- a CDS encoding YqaA family protein → MLRSLYNWTMDKAAHPHAVWWLAFFCFVESSFFPIPPHPLLGLMCLAEPKKALKFATVATLASVAGALLGYAIGWGLYDTVGVWLISSLGLSEAFPVAACHLKEYDFEAILIAGATPVPFKLLTITAGFVGMNLVTFVLSSLFARALIFMTVGILFRVFGAPIKRLIDKYLGLLTTLFVVLVVGGVLVLAQFGSSDEGSDDVCANATAIEAGA
- a CDS encoding glycerophosphodiester phosphodiesterase family protein, which encodes MRLSPFALIDRLVVPAPDPVRVEWLRTWTYAHRGLHGPGRIENGPSAFRAAVEAGLGLECDIQRSADDWPMVFHDWDFARLVGRPEKTEALTREEWRELAYLESEDRPMDLPELLAMVAGRVPLLIEIKSRRGYDVELTCRRVADALEGYVGLHGVMSFDPRVSRWFARHNPQTVRGLVMREDERGYTQSAASRHLALWAARPEFIAYHVAALPNPMVAELKARGMPVLTWTVNSPESRAVGEEHADALIAEGAGLA
- the dksA gene encoding RNA polymerase-binding protein DksA; this encodes MATSASSVSDKLAKAKAAVAPDYVPSDDEEYMSDQQLDYFRMLLLDWKKSIHDAAGLTLQHLQDGPIREPDLNDRASSETDWGIELRTRDRQRKLIAKIDAALRRIDQGEYGYCEVTGDPIGLRRLIARPVATMTVEAQTAHERKEKISRDD
- a CDS encoding response regulator: MARRILVVEDNDLNRKLFCDVLKANGHEVVPVADGNNVLATARKFSPDLVIMDIQLPGVSGVDLIAEIKRDGELAKVPVLAVTAYAGKGDEERIRGAGAEDYLAKPVSIGPFMAAVRRLVGE
- a CDS encoding sel1 repeat family protein; translated protein: MTVLTSIEGGAGRIDQTGEGEATIAEYLGAFAKGSIDALYDLGVAFSTGSHGVACDMIEAHKWFNIAASKGHEEAAWCRADISDEMTAREISEAQRRARQWLCEGERRVA
- a CDS encoding GNAT family N-acetyltransferase gives rise to the protein MSEGDLAARVAGSVGAIDRDAWNALAGDNPFVSHEFLTALEDSGSVGPGTGWQSAPLVISSAGGPPLAAMPTYLKSHSQGEYVFDHAWGDAYERAGGQYYPKLQIAAPFTPATGPRLLLSDESLAASLLKAAEQLCLQNGFSSAHATFIEPAQVALFEKAGWLIRKDLQFHWHNRGFANFDDFLATLTSRKRKDLRKERAAAQEGLEIVKLRGGEIRPEHWDAFWVFYQDTGARKWGRPYLTREAFDLFHERMGEKLLLILALEDGLPIAGALNFIGGDALYGRYWGCTKDVRFLHFELCYYQAIDVAIELGLDRVEAGAQGGHKLARGYEPVETVSAHWIADPGFREAVADFLTRERAGVAADRNHLARRTPFRRGG
- a CDS encoding ABC transporter substrate-binding protein, coding for MRRVVLTLAVLVLAACSGREDDGVLDVAFIGQPEDAFEQGLRIGPAAQLVRASTQQGLVRLNAAGEVVPGIAERWIVTDDGESYIFRITEFDLPNGERLTATMVRDSLRRTIARLDGTSLGLDLQKVAEIRAMTGRVVEIRLKSPMPGLLQVLAQPELGVSAEAARTGPMSAARDGDAWLLEAMAPELRGQPSQPEWGEGMRAIRFQTVPAEQAAQGFQQNRYDLILGGRIQDLPRASTSTFSRATVRLDSAIGLFGLDVRQQRGFLADAANREAIALAIDRNAIASALGIGGWSASARIVPSDLPGIAPSPERWEGLSLDQRRARAAQRAAGWRASNGSAPSVSLALPEGPGSDLLFASLAKDLSAVGIVLERAASEVRADMVLRDRVARYAGPRWFLNQFNCSISPRICSEDVDFLVSLSTDAANAEEEASYLLEAESTLAATNLYIPLGAPIRWTQTRSEVEGFSENPWGFHPLFPLTLAPI
- a CDS encoding PilZ domain-containing protein; amino-acid sequence: MIDTRNLNRDSLFLTATLHAGPTGEAVRVKVRNLSDGGMMAEGLLALSRGDRVTVELRNTKPVRGVVAWTQGSRFGIAFEEEIDAKAARAVMAVSESAAPRHTRPIGFYQRDPSQLRKI
- a CDS encoding acyl carrier protein; this encodes MDRAEVDAKIREIAEPFNKKGVTITEDTSFQNDLEFDSLTVMDFVAEIEDEFDIIISMNQQAEIETYGQLVDAVTKMQAG
- a CDS encoding HAD family hydrolase, which translates into the protein MSRPLIITDCDEVLLYMVSPFRDWLDETQGVDFHMGTNDFSKALRWQESGEYLAPEEIWHMLGRFFDTEMHRQSPIPGAIEGINTLGEKADVVVLTNLVDKRQQMRTEQLADHGLTARVFTNQGPKGPALQRILEEYNPTKAIFIDDLAQHHRSARETIGSITTLHLCGEPMLAPHIDCAHTSGHADARIDCWTEALPWLMGELEREEA
- a CDS encoding sterol desaturase family protein yields the protein MPASTIAIVAIYLGFALLELWRSNLFSKEEQSRDDGIVEAISMTMLLAVTQPTVLLLAGKIADTVAPQYAGALSGLNIFAAIALFLVLDDMLQYWWHRASHSTPWLYNLHRAHHNARYMSVRLVYRNNIIYYAMMPSLWMSGVLIWLGLGWVYAGYIVVKLLVITGAHSDVAWDKPLYAKKWLSPVMWVVERTISTPATHHAHHGRHADDPAVHYKGNYGNLLFFWDVLFGTAKITRTFPESYGVENLAPATLGQQLLWPIFPENKVMDEPVGEGTTAKVA